One window of the Zea mays cultivar B73 chromosome 3, Zm-B73-REFERENCE-NAM-5.0, whole genome shotgun sequence genome contains the following:
- the LOC103650751 gene encoding cytosolic sulfotransferase 12-like, which produces MLKYNIEDRHPGIHSCFEPRPTDVFLVSFPKSGSGTTWLKALAFATLKRSTHPPFDGDHPLRHCNPHDCVKFLESYFNQQKGDVEALPSPRVLATHLPYSLLPGSIAEDGERSGCRIVYVCREPKDVLVSSSLFTRKAAPAMGFEERSFTIQEALELFCDGRCVCGPQWEHVLQYWEESVRRPGSVLFFRYEEMLIEPEAVCCSSGMRRC; this is translated from the coding sequence ATGTTGAAATATAATATTGAAGACAGACATCCCGGCATTCATTCCTGCTTCGAGCCGAGACCCACCGACGTGTTCCTTGTAAGCTTCCCCAAGTCTGGCTCTGGCACAACCTGGCTCAAGGCACTCGCCTTCGCGACGCTCAAGCGTTCCACGCATCCGCCGTTCGACGGCGACCATCCGCTGCGCCATTGCAACCCACATGACTGTGTCAAGTTCCTCGAAAGCTATTTCAACCAGCAGAAGGGTGATGTCGAGGCGCTCCCGTCCCCGCGCGTGCTGGCAACGCACCTCCCCTACTCCCTGCTGCCCGGCAGCATCGCCGAGGACGGAGAGCGCTCGGGGTGCCGGATCGTGTACGTTTGCCGGGAACCCAAGGACGTGCTGGTGTCCTCCTCGCTGTTCACGAGAAAGGCGGCACCTGCGATGGGGTTCGAGGAGCGGTCGTTCACGATCCAGGAGGCCTTGGAGCTGTTCTGCGACGGCCGTTGTGTGTGCGGCCCGCAGTGGGAGCACGTCCTCCAGTACTGGGAGGAGAGCGTGAGGAGGCCTGGCAGTGTGTTGTTCTTCCGGTATGAGGAGATGCTGATTGAGCCCGAGGCAGTGTGTTGTTCTTCCGGTATGAGGAGATGCTGA